Proteins encoded together in one Qingshengfaniella alkalisoli window:
- a CDS encoding lysophospholipid acyltransferase family protein encodes MKDRIDPLIEERAPWLYAGHAWSRPSRAVLTKMLGYERTIELGEHFRDMPMHDIMRIMGNLLARDVDVSGLENIPRQGAALIVANHPTGIADGIIMQHMLSNIRDDSYFYANSDILRVLPQMESLIAPVEWRLEKRSVAKTRETMAYTRQAVEDGRLGVIFPAGRLAKRRGLRLFERPWMASAAMVARKFDLPVIPVNIRARNSVLFYMFDLIHPTLRDITLFYETLNKDRQPYRITVGEPISPASLPAKSEEGIEMLRKATLALGGRYAPSVSLVDSTRRPSWARISA; translated from the coding sequence ATGAAAGACAGAATTGACCCGTTGATCGAAGAACGTGCGCCATGGCTCTATGCGGGTCACGCATGGTCGCGCCCTTCGCGGGCCGTTCTGACAAAGATGCTGGGCTATGAGCGCACCATCGAACTGGGTGAACATTTTCGTGACATGCCGATGCACGACATCATGCGGATCATGGGGAATCTGCTAGCGCGAGATGTTGATGTCTCCGGGTTGGAAAACATTCCTCGCCAAGGTGCGGCGCTGATCGTTGCCAACCACCCGACCGGGATCGCCGACGGCATCATCATGCAGCACATGCTGTCGAACATCCGCGACGACTCCTATTTCTACGCCAACAGCGACATCTTGCGGGTGTTGCCGCAGATGGAGTCGCTGATCGCGCCCGTTGAATGGCGGCTGGAAAAGCGCAGTGTCGCGAAAACGCGCGAGACGATGGCCTACACCCGCCAAGCCGTTGAAGACGGGCGTCTGGGTGTGATCTTCCCTGCCGGTCGTCTGGCAAAACGTCGCGGGCTGCGCCTGTTCGAGCGCCCGTGGATGGCATCGGCGGCTATGGTTGCGCGTAAGTTCGATCTGCCGGTCATTCCGGTAAACATCCGAGCGCGTAACTCGGTGCTCTTCTACATGTTCGACCTGATACACCCGACACTGCGCGACATAACGCTGTTTTACGAGACCCTGAACAAGGATCGCCAGCCCTACCGCATTACGGTCGGAGAACCGATTTCGCCGGCCTCGCTGCCCGCCAAGTCGGAAGAAGGGATCGAGATGCTTCGGAAGGCAACACTTGCGTTGGGCGGCCGCTATGCCCCATCCGTATCACTGGTGGACAGTACGCGCCGACCAAGCTGGGCTCGAATCAGCGCGTAA
- a CDS encoding transglycosylase SLT domain-containing protein — protein sequence MRKWFARSIGVMALGLAVAGCSENAQVNRAQVNPSAQLTNIPVTRWDHRPDGAEWTQAAMSALQSHGSSLATLEPKDVDTYCPGYRTASAEDRMAFWAGLISGLAKHESTWREEAIGGGNQWFGLLQISPATARGYGCNATSGKALLNGESNLSCGIRIMGVTVPRDNAIAVRDSRWRGIAADWAPFQSSSKRAEIAAWTKQQPYCQVKPQKKGFF from the coding sequence ATGCGGAAGTGGTTTGCTCGGTCCATCGGGGTGATGGCATTAGGTTTGGCGGTTGCAGGGTGTTCAGAAAACGCACAAGTCAACCGCGCACAAGTCAATCCATCAGCGCAGTTGACGAATATTCCTGTCACGCGCTGGGATCATCGACCCGACGGGGCAGAGTGGACGCAGGCCGCGATGTCGGCCCTTCAATCACATGGTTCCTCGCTGGCAACGTTGGAACCTAAAGACGTCGACACTTACTGTCCGGGCTACCGCACCGCGAGCGCCGAGGATCGTATGGCCTTCTGGGCCGGGTTGATTTCGGGGCTGGCCAAACACGAAAGCACTTGGCGCGAAGAGGCCATTGGGGGTGGCAACCAATGGTTTGGCCTGTTGCAGATTTCACCTGCGACGGCGCGGGGCTATGGCTGTAACGCGACAAGTGGCAAGGCACTGTTGAACGGCGAAAGTAACCTGTCCTGCGGTATCCGCATCATGGGTGTGACGGTGCCACGCGACAATGCAATCGCAGTTCGTGACAGCCGTTGGCGCGGCATCGCGGCGGATTGGGCGCCTTTCCAGAGTTCGTCAAAACGCGCGGAAATAGCGGCTTGGACCAAGCAGCAGCCCTATTGTCAGGTTAAGCCGCAAAAGAAGGGCTTCTTCTGA
- the gatB gene encoding Asp-tRNA(Asn)/Glu-tRNA(Gln) amidotransferase subunit GatB produces MLDLTYEAPKPKVIAGAKHDWELVIGLEVHAQVASKAKLFSGASTQFGAEPNSNVAFVDAGMPGMLPVINEFCVAQAVRTGLGLKAAINLWSAFDRKNYFYPDLPQGYQISQLYHPIVGEGEVLVDMGPGTARRVRVERIHLEQDAGKSIHDMDPNMSFVDLNRTGVALMEIVSRPDIRGPEEAAAYVGKLRQIMRYLGTCDGNMQNGNLRADVNVSVCRPGDYEKYQETQDFSYLGTRCEIKNMNSMRFIQQAIEYEARRQIAILEDGGSIVQETRLYDPDKGETRSMRSKEEAHDYRYFPDPDLLPLEIEQAWVDAIASTLPELPDEKKARFVNDFGLTEYDASVLTAEAESAAYFEEVASGRDGKLAANWVINELFGRLKKDDKAITDSPVSAAQLGRIIDLISKGDISGKIAKDLFEIVYTEGGDPGAIVEERGMKQVTDTGAIETAVDQVIADNPAQVEKAKQNPKLAGWFVGQVMKATGGKANPKAVNEIVAQKLGL; encoded by the coding sequence ATGCTCGACCTGACCTATGAAGCCCCCAAACCCAAAGTGATCGCTGGCGCGAAGCACGACTGGGAACTGGTGATCGGCCTTGAGGTGCACGCGCAGGTGGCCAGCAAGGCCAAACTGTTTTCCGGTGCATCGACCCAGTTTGGCGCAGAGCCAAATTCCAACGTCGCCTTCGTCGATGCGGGCATGCCCGGCATGCTGCCCGTGATCAATGAATTCTGCGTCGCCCAGGCGGTCCGCACGGGCCTTGGCCTTAAGGCGGCGATCAATCTGTGGTCCGCGTTCGACCGGAAGAACTACTTCTATCCTGATTTGCCTCAGGGCTATCAGATCAGCCAGTTGTATCACCCCATCGTCGGAGAAGGCGAAGTCCTGGTCGATATGGGGCCCGGAACTGCACGTCGCGTCCGCGTCGAGCGCATCCATCTGGAACAGGACGCCGGCAAGTCTATCCACGACATGGACCCCAACATGTCCTTCGTGGATCTCAACCGGACCGGCGTCGCATTGATGGAAATCGTTAGCCGGCCGGACATTCGTGGTCCCGAAGAAGCCGCCGCCTATGTCGGCAAGCTGCGCCAGATCATGCGCTACCTGGGCACCTGTGATGGCAACATGCAGAACGGGAACCTGCGGGCTGACGTCAACGTGTCGGTCTGCCGACCGGGCGATTACGAGAAGTATCAGGAAACGCAGGATTTCTCGTATCTCGGGACGCGTTGCGAGATCAAGAACATGAACTCCATGCGCTTCATCCAGCAAGCGATCGAGTATGAAGCCCGCCGCCAGATAGCCATTTTGGAAGATGGCGGTTCCATCGTTCAGGAAACGCGCCTTTACGATCCGGACAAAGGTGAAACACGCTCAATGCGGTCCAAGGAAGAAGCGCATGATTACCGCTACTTCCCGGATCCCGACCTGCTGCCGTTGGAGATCGAGCAGGCGTGGGTTGACGCTATCGCCTCGACCCTGCCGGAATTGCCCGACGAAAAAAAGGCGCGATTCGTCAATGATTTCGGCTTGACCGAATATGACGCCAGCGTCCTGACGGCCGAGGCCGAGAGCGCGGCTTACTTTGAAGAAGTGGCGTCGGGGCGCGACGGCAAACTGGCCGCAAACTGGGTCATCAACGAGTTGTTCGGCCGGTTAAAGAAAGATGACAAAGCGATTACGGACTCGCCTGTATCAGCCGCGCAGCTTGGCCGTATCATTGATCTGATTTCCAAAGGCGACATCTCGGGCAAGATCGCGAAAGACCTGTTTGAAATCGTCTACACCGAAGGCGGCGATCCCGGCGCAATTGTCGAAGAACGCGGCATGAAGCAGGTGACCGATACGGGCGCGATCGAAACAGCTGTGGACCAGGTCATCGCTGACAATCCTGCGCAGGTTGAGAAGGCCAAACAGAATCCCAAACTGGCGGGCTGGTTTGTCGGCCAGGTGATGAAGGCCACGGGTGGCAAGGCAAATCCCAAGGCCGTGAACGAAATCGTCGCCCAGAAACTGGGCCTGTAA
- a CDS encoding DUF4177 domain-containing protein: MTQYEYKVLPAPARSDKIKGVKSAPDRFAATLSAALNEQAGNGWEFIRAETLPHEERQGLTGTKSTFQTVLVFRRPTEAELPQVEQAGLRLLEKPETDVPDAPENSA, translated from the coding sequence ATGACACAGTACGAGTACAAGGTTTTGCCGGCCCCGGCCCGAAGCGACAAGATCAAGGGCGTCAAATCTGCCCCGGACCGGTTTGCCGCGACGCTGTCTGCTGCGCTGAACGAGCAAGCGGGCAATGGTTGGGAATTTATCCGCGCCGAGACACTACCCCACGAAGAACGGCAAGGGTTGACCGGCACGAAATCCACCTTCCAGACAGTTCTGGTATTCCGGCGCCCAACCGAAGCAGAGCTCCCCCAGGTCGAGCAAGCCGGGTTGCGGCTTCTGGAAAAACCCGAAACGGACGTTCCCGACGCACCCGAAAACAGCGCCTAG
- a CDS encoding BolA family protein, whose protein sequence is MRVEAEIREKLEQAFTTSELVVVDDSESHRGHAGYREGGQSHFNVKIRAPELAGMSRIERHRAVHAALGKDLVSRIHALALDIGG, encoded by the coding sequence ATGCGTGTGGAAGCAGAAATCCGCGAGAAGTTGGAGCAAGCCTTCACCACATCGGAACTGGTCGTTGTGGATGACAGCGAATCTCACCGTGGGCATGCGGGCTATCGCGAGGGCGGGCAAAGCCATTTCAACGTGAAGATCAGGGCCCCGGAACTGGCCGGTATGTCCCGCATTGAACGTCACAGGGCTGTTCACGCCGCGCTTGGGAAAGATCTGGTGTCGCGCATCCACGCGCTTGCCTTAGATATTGGTGGCTAG
- a CDS encoding J domain-containing protein yields MTKDDPFGFDMSVSSAKKKKTRGRRGMSGAFETSTRRCDHEGCQETGQYRAPKSPDHLDEFYWFCKDHVREYNLKWNFFNGSTEEEFNDQIDSDRVWGRETKPFRRSAEERAWARLGVDDPHQVLGDNATRNPGKSVSGTRRLPPTERRALEILEAKDHWTRSDIRKAYRSLIKILHPDMNGGDRSDEERLQEVVWAWDQIKDSRSFKD; encoded by the coding sequence ATGACAAAAGACGATCCCTTCGGTTTCGATATGTCCGTTTCTTCGGCCAAGAAGAAAAAAACCCGTGGCCGTCGAGGCATGTCTGGCGCGTTCGAAACCTCCACGCGTAGATGCGACCACGAAGGCTGTCAGGAGACAGGCCAATATCGCGCGCCCAAGTCACCGGACCATCTCGACGAATTCTACTGGTTCTGCAAAGACCATGTCCGTGAATACAATCTGAAATGGAACTTCTTCAACGGCAGCACAGAGGAAGAGTTCAATGACCAGATCGACAGTGACCGGGTTTGGGGCCGCGAAACAAAACCCTTCCGCCGTTCGGCCGAAGAGCGGGCATGGGCGCGGCTTGGTGTGGATGACCCGCATCAGGTGCTGGGCGACAACGCAACGCGCAATCCCGGCAAATCAGTGTCCGGCACCCGTAGACTGCCGCCAACTGAGAGGCGGGCGCTGGAGATTCTTGAAGCCAAGGATCACTGGACACGGTCCGACATTCGTAAGGCCTACCGCTCGCTTATCAAGATTCTGCACCCCGACATGAATGGCGGGGATCGTTCTGATGAGGAACGCCTGCAGGAAGTTGTCTGGGCATGGGACCAGATCAAGGACAGCCGCAGCTTCAAGGACTGA
- the cobS gene encoding cobaltochelatase subunit CobS, giving the protein MADGTNPTAVKPTEEISVRDVFGIDTDMVVKGFADRTDRVPELDSTYKFDPDTTLAILAGFSHNRRVMIQGYHGTGKSTHIEQVASRLNWPCVRVNLDSHISRIDLIGKDAIKLRDGMQVTEFQEGILPWALRNPTAIVFDEYDAGRADVMFVIQRVLEVDGKLTLLDQNEVITPNPYFRLFATANTVGLGDTTGLYHGTQQINQGQMDRWSLVATLNYLSHDAETNIVLAKNPTYNTAAGRKTISQMVTVADLTRTAFMNGELSTVMSPRTVIAWAQNTHIFRNVGYAFRLTFLNKCDELERQTVAEFYQRCFDEELPESAVSASLG; this is encoded by the coding sequence ATGGCAGACGGCACGAACCCGACGGCAGTGAAACCCACCGAAGAGATTTCCGTTCGCGATGTCTTCGGAATCGACACCGACATGGTGGTGAAGGGCTTTGCGGACCGTACAGATCGCGTGCCCGAGCTGGATTCCACCTATAAATTCGACCCCGACACGACATTGGCAATCCTTGCGGGCTTTTCACACAACCGCCGCGTGATGATCCAAGGCTATCACGGTACCGGTAAGTCCACGCATATCGAACAGGTCGCAAGCCGCCTGAACTGGCCCTGCGTGCGCGTCAATCTTGACAGCCATATCAGCCGGATCGACCTGATCGGCAAGGACGCGATCAAGCTGCGTGACGGCATGCAGGTTACCGAGTTCCAGGAAGGCATCCTGCCCTGGGCATTGCGCAACCCAACCGCGATCGTTTTCGACGAATACGATGCGGGTCGTGCCGATGTGATGTTCGTGATCCAGCGTGTTCTGGAAGTTGACGGCAAGCTGACCCTTCTGGACCAGAACGAGGTCATCACGCCCAACCCCTATTTCCGCCTGTTCGCGACGGCAAACACCGTAGGACTTGGCGACACGACGGGACTTTACCACGGCACGCAGCAGATCAACCAGGGTCAGATGGATCGCTGGTCGCTGGTGGCCACTTTGAACTACCTCAGCCATGACGCGGAAACGAATATCGTTCTGGCGAAGAACCCGACCTACAATACGGCAGCGGGTCGCAAGACGATCAGCCAGATGGTGACCGTCGCTGATCTTACGCGTACGGCTTTCATGAATGGCGAGTTGAGCACCGTGATGTCGCCACGGACCGTTATCGCATGGGCACAGAACACACACATCTTTCGAAATGTAGGGTACGCCTTCCGCCTGACCTTTCTAAACAAATGTGACGAATTGGAACGCCAGACCGTCGCAGAGTTCTATCAGCGCTGCTTCGACGAAGAGCTTCCCGAAAGCGCCGTAAGCGCCAGCCTTGGTTAG
- a CDS encoding thermonuclease family protein, protein MSTCTVNRVVDGDTVNISCSGRAAENARIIGYDTPETFEPRCTGEAAAGAAATAYLRHMLDAATTITVVPSGDRDRYGRPLIRLETDGQDVAGWMVTAGHAERYSGGRRPDWCAAG, encoded by the coding sequence TTGTCCACTTGCACCGTCAATCGTGTCGTTGACGGCGATACGGTAAATATCTCCTGTTCCGGGCGAGCGGCAGAAAACGCGCGCATCATCGGCTACGACACACCCGAAACATTTGAACCGCGTTGCACTGGCGAAGCTGCCGCCGGTGCAGCGGCAACCGCGTATTTGCGACATATGCTTGATGCCGCTACGACAATCACAGTTGTACCAAGTGGCGATCGTGACCGGTACGGGCGTCCCCTGATACGACTGGAAACGGATGGACAAGACGTCGCCGGGTGGATGGTGACCGCAGGCCACGCAGAACGTTATTCAGGCGGACGTCGTCCCGACTGGTGTGCGGCCGGATAA
- a CDS encoding CHAD domain-containing protein: MNEIELKFLIADTDAPKLRNRIKNLPGGDALGRASTLRSIYFDTDAKVLKSEGIALRLRNAGREWLQTVKAKQSRNGGLQSVLEFECAVPGGKLVIDAIEDDTLRDKIALIAASQDLVAVCETEIKRTKALIHCGDGSEVEVALDLGHVKAGERSEPLAELELELKSGSLSALFSLAATLLPEGGLRFSRMSKSERGYLLADEGHIGLDLSPRNSSNVSLLKEQPVELAARDVFRECFEQITHNIEVVCDNDDPEGPHQLRVGLRRFRSAATLLKSGVGGVNLSTLKDEAKWLGREVGTVRDLDVTVIDLLEPEAARHPQLAGFNSLREALIDHGNNARHHLRQVLRSERVHRFELNLAQFIETRGWLDPDDHGQTQRLATPINEVANSALAHRWKKTTKRAQHIEALSTEQRHELRKELKKLRYAAEFFGPLYGKKKVNKFTSKLKKLQDMFGSMNDLAMAETLLSGSDPVASGDPDAQRAVGWILGSRTVQAEFDWTNATALWNDLSNLKRFWE; the protein is encoded by the coding sequence ATGAACGAGATAGAGCTCAAGTTCCTTATCGCTGATACCGATGCACCGAAACTGCGGAATCGTATCAAGAACCTGCCCGGTGGTGACGCTTTAGGACGTGCATCGACCCTTCGCAGCATCTACTTCGATACGGATGCAAAGGTGCTCAAATCCGAAGGGATCGCACTTCGATTGCGTAACGCCGGCAGGGAGTGGCTCCAGACCGTCAAAGCGAAACAGTCACGCAATGGAGGCCTGCAATCTGTTCTGGAATTCGAATGTGCCGTTCCCGGCGGAAAGCTCGTAATTGACGCGATCGAGGACGACACCCTTCGCGACAAGATCGCCCTGATTGCCGCCTCGCAAGACCTGGTCGCAGTGTGCGAGACCGAAATCAAGCGAACCAAAGCCCTGATACACTGCGGCGATGGCAGCGAGGTTGAAGTTGCGCTGGATTTGGGGCACGTCAAAGCAGGTGAGCGTTCTGAACCACTGGCCGAGTTGGAATTGGAGCTCAAATCCGGCAGTCTGTCTGCGTTGTTCAGCTTGGCTGCCACGCTGCTACCTGAAGGTGGATTACGCTTTTCACGCATGTCCAAATCAGAACGCGGGTATCTTCTCGCTGACGAAGGCCATATCGGTCTTGATCTTTCTCCGCGCAATTCAAGCAATGTCTCGCTGCTTAAGGAGCAGCCGGTAGAACTGGCCGCCCGCGACGTTTTCCGCGAGTGTTTTGAGCAGATCACCCACAACATCGAAGTGGTGTGCGATAATGACGACCCTGAAGGACCTCACCAACTTCGAGTTGGATTGCGTCGTTTTCGCAGCGCCGCGACCCTTTTGAAAAGTGGCGTCGGTGGCGTGAACCTATCGACATTGAAAGACGAAGCCAAATGGCTGGGACGCGAGGTCGGGACAGTGCGCGATCTGGACGTCACCGTGATCGACCTGCTGGAACCCGAAGCCGCACGCCATCCCCAACTTGCGGGGTTCAATTCGTTGCGCGAGGCACTAATTGATCATGGCAACAATGCCCGCCATCATCTGCGTCAGGTATTGCGGAGCGAACGCGTCCACCGGTTCGAGTTGAACCTTGCGCAATTCATCGAGACGCGAGGATGGCTCGATCCGGATGATCACGGACAGACACAACGGCTCGCTACTCCGATCAACGAGGTGGCAAATTCCGCGCTGGCGCATCGCTGGAAAAAAACCACCAAACGAGCACAACACATTGAAGCATTGAGCACTGAACAGCGCCATGAGCTTCGGAAGGAGTTGAAAAAACTCCGCTACGCCGCAGAGTTCTTTGGACCGCTCTACGGAAAGAAGAAGGTTAACAAGTTCACCTCAAAGCTCAAAAAGCTGCAGGACATGTTCGGCAGCATGAACGATCTTGCCATGGCCGAAACGCTGCTATCAGGCTCCGATCCGGTGGCATCTGGCGATCCGGATGCGCAGCGCGCGGTGGGCTGGATTCTGGGAAGCCGAACAGTGCAGGCGGAGTTCGATTGGACCAATGCTACCGCGCTCTGGAATGATCTTTCGAACCTCAAACGCTTCTGGGAATGA
- the cobT gene encoding cobaltochelatase subunit CobT: MTQNDNPSEPFKKALADATRVLADDPEMTVSYSVDPPGMVNDQVRLPQVSRRMTTVEVLLARGTADSYAMRRRFHDDATHARYAPQGPMARDIYDVMETARCEAMGARAMPGTAKNIDAVIAQEADRKGYADIKEASAAPLATAAGYLVRHLATGRDLPEGAANVMNLWREHIEREASPSLSRLDDTLDDQTAFAKLARRMIEDLGYGDQLGDDPDDLEDEQDESAETDEQDPDPQTDQSDDQDSEEESDASPEDSQADSQDSSEAQVTMDQMSDAETVEESDLPDGEAPLDPPPPPAASEADPNYTVFSNNYDEEIRAEELAEPAELERLRAYLDQQLEPLKGAVSRLANKLQRRLQAQQNRSWEFDREEGILDAGRLARVVANPTTPLSFKVEKDMEFRDTVVTLLLDNSGSMRGRPISIAAICADVLARTLERCDVKVEILGFTTRAWKGGQSREDWLAAGRKQQPGRLNDLRHIIYKSADAPWRRAKPNLGLMMKEGLLKENIDGEALEWAHRRMIHRAEARKILMVISDGAPVDDSTLSVNPANYLEKHLRDVIAMVEKRRVVELIAIGIGHDVTRYYDRAVTITDVEQLAGAMTEQLASLFDSDPRAKARMLGLRKAS; encoded by the coding sequence ATGACCCAGAACGACAACCCGTCAGAACCGTTCAAGAAAGCCCTCGCCGATGCGACGCGAGTGCTTGCCGATGATCCCGAAATGACCGTCAGCTATTCGGTCGATCCTCCAGGCATGGTCAATGATCAGGTCCGCCTACCTCAGGTGTCTCGCCGCATGACGACGGTCGAGGTTCTTCTGGCGCGCGGCACGGCGGACAGCTACGCAATGCGCCGCCGTTTTCACGATGATGCCACCCATGCGCGCTATGCGCCACAAGGCCCGATGGCACGGGACATCTATGATGTGATGGAAACCGCACGATGCGAGGCAATGGGTGCGCGTGCAATGCCCGGCACTGCCAAGAACATCGACGCGGTGATTGCACAGGAGGCCGATCGCAAGGGATATGCCGATATCAAGGAAGCCTCGGCTGCGCCGCTGGCAACTGCTGCGGGGTATTTGGTGCGACATCTGGCAACCGGCCGTGATCTGCCTGAAGGTGCCGCCAATGTCATGAACCTGTGGCGGGAACATATCGAACGCGAAGCCAGTCCCTCGCTGAGCCGCCTCGACGACACGCTCGACGATCAGACCGCATTTGCCAAGCTTGCGCGGCGGATGATCGAAGATCTGGGCTATGGCGACCAGCTTGGAGACGATCCGGACGATCTGGAAGACGAGCAGGACGAAAGCGCCGAAACGGACGAGCAGGACCCCGATCCGCAGACCGACCAGAGCGACGATCAGGACTCGGAAGAGGAAAGCGACGCCTCGCCCGAGGATTCGCAAGCAGACAGCCAGGATTCATCCGAAGCGCAGGTCACGATGGACCAGATGTCGGACGCGGAAACGGTCGAGGAATCTGACCTGCCGGATGGCGAGGCCCCGCTTGACCCACCACCCCCGCCCGCCGCATCGGAGGCGGATCCGAACTACACTGTCTTCAGCAACAACTATGATGAAGAGATCCGGGCCGAGGAGTTGGCCGAACCGGCCGAGTTGGAACGTCTACGGGCCTATCTGGACCAGCAGCTGGAACCGCTGAAAGGCGCAGTCTCGCGCCTGGCCAACAAGCTGCAACGCCGCCTGCAGGCACAGCAGAACCGCAGTTGGGAATTCGATCGCGAAGAGGGTATCCTAGATGCAGGACGCTTGGCGCGGGTCGTTGCGAACCCAACAACACCGCTGAGCTTCAAGGTCGAAAAGGACATGGAATTTCGCGATACTGTCGTGACCCTTCTGCTCGACAATTCGGGGTCGATGCGCGGTCGCCCGATTTCGATAGCCGCGATCTGCGCGGACGTATTGGCCCGCACATTGGAGCGGTGCGATGTGAAGGTGGAGATCCTCGGCTTTACCACGCGCGCATGGAAAGGCGGGCAAAGCCGCGAGGACTGGCTCGCCGCCGGCCGCAAACAGCAACCCGGCCGCCTGAACGATCTGCGTCACATCATCTACAAATCCGCTGATGCCCCATGGCGGCGTGCCAAGCCAAACCTGGGCTTGATGATGAAAGAAGGCCTGCTGAAGGAAAACATCGACGGCGAGGCACTGGAATGGGCACATCGCCGGATGATCCATCGAGCCGAGGCCCGCAAGATCCTGATGGTGATTTCCGACGGCGCGCCCGTGGATGATTCTACACTGTCGGTGAATCCGGCCAACTACCTGGAAAAGCATCTGCGCGACGTTATCGCCATGGTCGAAAAACGCCGGGTGGTGGAGTTGATCGCGATCGGTATCGGGCATGACGTGACCCGCTATTACGATCGCGCGGTAACAATCACGGATGTGGAACAACTCGCAGGGGCGATGACCGAACAACTCGCCTCACTATTCGACAGTGATCCCCGCGCAAAAGCCCGCATGTTGGGATTACGCAAGGCAAGCTGA